A genome region from Sphingorhabdus sp. SMR4y includes the following:
- a CDS encoding alpha/beta fold hydrolase gives MAEEKSWQPDPASGISIHWVEANGQTFEVAKAGSGRKLALCLHGFPELNYSWRHQIPLLVDMGYTVWAPNLRGYGGSSKPEGMECYRLNMLVQDVAALIDASGAEDVTLIAHDWGAIIAWHFAILKIRPLTRLVIMNVPHPKCAQREMKHWYQLKKSWYIFFFQLPWLPEKMLGRDTARPVKQAFAKMAIDKSRFPDRELQVYADAASRLGALRSMINYYRALLRTSDARNIGDGMVDIPTLMIWGEEDTAIDIRCTDGTEEWVPDLELHRLPGVSHWVQQEAPEKVNAILRKWLTG, from the coding sequence ATGGCAGAGGAAAAATCATGGCAGCCCGATCCGGCGAGCGGCATTTCGATCCACTGGGTCGAGGCCAATGGTCAGACATTTGAAGTCGCAAAAGCCGGCAGCGGCAGAAAACTGGCACTCTGTCTGCACGGCTTTCCGGAACTGAACTATTCATGGCGGCACCAGATACCGCTTCTGGTTGACATGGGCTATACCGTCTGGGCGCCCAATCTGCGCGGCTATGGCGGTTCCAGCAAGCCGGAGGGCATGGAATGCTATCGGCTGAACATGTTGGTGCAGGACGTCGCGGCGCTGATCGATGCCAGCGGCGCGGAAGACGTCACCCTGATTGCCCATGACTGGGGCGCGATCATCGCATGGCATTTCGCAATCCTGAAAATCCGGCCGCTGACCCGCCTCGTGATCATGAACGTCCCCCACCCCAAATGCGCGCAGCGGGAAATGAAACACTGGTATCAGCTGAAGAAGAGCTGGTATATTTTCTTCTTCCAGCTGCCCTGGCTGCCGGAGAAAATGCTCGGCAGAGACACGGCTCGGCCGGTCAAACAGGCCTTTGCCAAAATGGCTATCGACAAGAGCCGCTTTCCGGACCGGGAATTGCAAGTCTATGCCGACGCCGCCAGCCGACTCGGCGCGCTGCGATCAATGATCAACTATTATCGCGCCCTGCTCCGCACCAGCGACGCTCGGAATATTGGCGATGGCATGGTCGACATCCCGACGCTGATGATCTGGGGCGAGGAAGACACCGCGATCGACATCCGCTGCACCGACGGCACCGAAGAGTGGGTGCCCGATCTCGAACTGCACCGCCTGCCCGGAGTCTCCCACTGGGTGCAGCAGGAAGCCCCGGAGAAGGTCAACGCGATTTTGCGGAAGTGGTTGACGGGCTAA